A stretch of DNA from Streptomyces rubradiris:
AGCGTGCCCACCTCGGCGAGCCGCTCCCGGTAGCGGGCCACCGCCTGCTCCGCCCCGTACCGGCAGGCCGCCGCGAGCAGTTCGTCCACGGATCCGAAGTGGTAGAAGACCAGCGCCTGGTTGACGCCGGCCGCCGCGGCCACCGTACGGGCCGAGGTCTTGGCGATGCCCTGTTCGGTGAGGGTGCGCAGGGCGCCCTCCAGCAGTCTGGTCTTGGTCTCCTGGGACCTCGCGGTCTCCGGGCTCATGCGCGCGCCTCCTCCCGCACCGGGCGCAGCCCGGGCCGTACGCCGCGGGTGCGGATGTCGGTGTACGAGGCGGTGAAGGAGCCCTCGTAGCCGAAGAGCGGCCCGAAGTACCGGTTCACCACGCGCACCCGGATGCGGAACCGGCCGGTGGTGTCGTCGTAGGACTCGCGCACCTCTGCGGTGGCTCCGACGAGATCGGGGACGCGCAGGTCCACCGGGCCCTCCCGGAACCGGTGTGTTCCGGAGCGGATGAGCAGGGAACCGTCGGGTTCGGCGTGGAAGTGCAGGTCGGTGGCGAGGTGCTGGTGGGTGCCGAGGTAGTCCAGGACGCGGTCGCCGCGGGGGCCGAGGACCATCTGCGCGTCGAAGCGGCGGGGCCGGCCGGGCAGGTCGAAAGTGCGCACGAAACTCACCGTCTCACGGCCGAAGCCGTCGGTGTACGGCACGTTCTCGATCACGAAGGGGACGTTCCGGCCGGCCCGTGGGACGAGGATGTTGCGGGTGGCGCCGAGGGCGAGGAACGGCTTCACGAACGCCGGTCCGTGCCAGATCCGGTCCATCACGCCCCGGCCGGTGCATGCCTCGCCGCCGGCCAGGCCGACGGAGAAGCGGCGGCGCAGAGCGGGGTGGAGGCGGTCGAATGCGGGGCCCATCGCGGCCCGGAAGATGGAGGTCATCGGTACTTCTCCAGGGGCGTCGTCGTTCGTGCTCGTCCTGAAAGGCGTTTCGCCGGGAGCGTCATCCGTGGTGCTCCGGGGACGCCTTCCGTGGCTCTCCGGGGACGTCGCCGCGGTTCTCCGGGGGCGTCGTCGCGGTTCTCCGGGGTGCGTCATCCGCGCTTCTCCAGCGTCTTCAGCAGGCTGGGCGCCCGGGTGCCGGTGCCTGGCGTGCGCAGGCACCGGCGGGCGGCCGGAGTGCCGGCGAGGGGTGCCTTGAACAGGGCGAGGAAGGCGCCGGGTACGAGCAGCAGCGGGCACAGGTAGGCCGTCGCGTCGGTGAAGGGGCCGGGCAGGCCGGGGAGCGAGCCGTGGCCGAGCACGGTCAGGCAGAGGGCGAGGACCAGGGCCCGGACGGTGAGTTCGGCGAGCCAGTTGCGGCGGGCCCGCTCCGGGGTGATGCCGCGCTCCAGCCAGAGCCGCAGCCGGTCGAAGGACCAGGCGGTCGCCCAGCCCATGAGGGGGCGGAACAGCAGGCGGTCGGCGAGGGCGCCGAGGAGGCCCCAGCGCGGGCGGTAGTCGTAGCCGGTGAGGAAGCGGACGCCGTGGGCGTCGGGCACGTAGCGCCAGTAGCCGCGGCCCTCGGCGATGAGGGAGAGGGGGTGCGGGGAGGCGAAGCGCAGGGCGGAGGTGCGGGTGCCGTCGGCGCGCTCCTTCTCGCCGGCGGCGACGCCGGTGCCGGAGACGGTGAGGAACGGCAGCACGCGCGTGGCGTAGCGGAAGCGCTGCGGTTCGCCTTCCGCACGCGGGAGGTGGTCGATCTCGGTGAAGCGCAGGTCCCAGCGTTGGTGCCGGGCGGGGTCCTGGGTGCGTGCCCACAGTTCGTCGAGGTCGGCGCGGATGTGCGTCTCTATGTAGAGACCCATGTGTTCCCCCACGTGAGCACAGTGTTTGAGCGACTGCTCAAATCATCTTGCGCCGAACGTACACCGCTTTGAGCGATCGCTCAAACATCGGGGACGGGAAAACCCCGGCCCACAGGACCGGGGTTGCCGCGAAGGGGTCGCGCTACCGGGCGAGGTACCGCTCGACGGTCTCCACCTTGCTGGTGAGACCGTCGGTCACCCCGGGGCGGATGTCGGCCTTGAGGACGAGCGACACGCGCGGGGCGCGGGCCTCCACGGCCGCGACGGCGCGCTTGACGACGTCCATGACCTCGTCCCACTCGCCCTCGATCGAGGTGAACATGGCGTCGGTGCGGTGGGGCAGGCCCGACTCGCGGACCACGCGTACGGCGTCGGCGACGTACTCCCCCACGTCCTCACCGACGCCGAGGGGCGTCACGGAGAAAGCGACGATCATGCGTTCACGACCCCTTCCTTGCGGGCGCGGGCGGCGATCACGGCGTCCTCGGCCTCGCGGCGCAGCTTGCGCTCGGCGAAGAAGCCGCCGGTGGGCAGCACCGACAGGATGAAGTAGAGGGCGGCCGTCTTCAGGGGCCACTTGGCGCGGTTCCAGGCGTCCGCCCAGAAGATCACGTACAGGATGAAGAGGACGCCGTGGATCGCTCCCATCACGGGGACCGCGTCGAAGTCCGTGGTCCGCTTCAGCACCGAGCAGACGAGCAGGATCAGGAAGGACACGGCCTCCGGGGCCGAGACCAGGCGGAGGCGGCGGAGGGCGGTGGCGGTCTTGATGTCCACGGGTCACCTTCGGTGGGAGGGTCGACGACGGTCTGCCGGTTACGGACTGCCGGTTTGTGCGTGCCGGTGCGTGCCGACGCCAGTCGGCGGCGGAACCGCTTTGTGAACGCACGCACAAGCGTTCCCCCATTGTGGCAAACCTC
This window harbors:
- a CDS encoding DUF3817 domain-containing protein; translated protein: MDIKTATALRRLRLVSAPEAVSFLILLVCSVLKRTTDFDAVPVMGAIHGVLFILYVIFWADAWNRAKWPLKTAALYFILSVLPTGGFFAERKLRREAEDAVIAARARKEGVVNA
- a CDS encoding MTH1187 family thiamine-binding protein, encoding MIVAFSVTPLGVGEDVGEYVADAVRVVRESGLPHRTDAMFTSIEGEWDEVMDVVKRAVAAVEARAPRVSLVLKADIRPGVTDGLTSKVETVERYLAR
- a CDS encoding DUF4166 domain-containing protein yields the protein MTSIFRAAMGPAFDRLHPALRRRFSVGLAGGEACTGRGVMDRIWHGPAFVKPFLALGATRNILVPRAGRNVPFVIENVPYTDGFGRETVSFVRTFDLPGRPRRFDAQMVLGPRGDRVLDYLGTHQHLATDLHFHAEPDGSLLIRSGTHRFREGPVDLRVPDLVGATAEVRESYDDTTGRFRIRVRVVNRYFGPLFGYEGSFTASYTDIRTRGVRPGLRPVREEARA